The Formosa sp. Hel1_33_131 genome window below encodes:
- a CDS encoding M20 family metallo-hydrolase, protein MTLENLTTSAIQLLKDLIEIPSFSSEEDLTAARIEQWFIDSKIPFQRSQNNIWAMNADFDASKPTLLLNSHHDTVKPNNGYTKDPFKAQVEEGKLFGLGSNDAGGCLVSLIATFTHFYAQKNLNYNLVLVASAEEESSGAAGLNSMLSIIPNIDVAIVGEPTLMQLAVAEKGLVVFDALVKGTPGHAAHPNDDNAIYNVIEVLQWFKDYQFEKKSESLGPVKMTVTQIHAGKQHNAIPAGVELVVDVRVNDQYSNKEIVEILQSEAPCDSILPRGLKLNSSSIPVAHPLVQAGIALGRETYGSPTLSDQSVLSCPSLKLGPGDSTRSHTADEFIYIDEIKEGVALYIQLLTKIL, encoded by the coding sequence ATGACGCTAGAAAATTTAACAACTTCCGCGATTCAATTATTAAAAGATTTAATTGAAATCCCTTCATTTTCATCTGAAGAAGATTTAACCGCTGCGCGGATTGAACAGTGGTTTATAGACTCTAAGATTCCGTTTCAGCGATCTCAAAATAATATTTGGGCAATGAATGCCGATTTTGATGCGTCCAAACCCACGCTGCTTTTAAACTCGCATCACGATACCGTAAAACCAAATAATGGCTATACCAAAGATCCTTTTAAAGCACAGGTTGAAGAAGGGAAATTGTTTGGATTGGGGAGCAACGATGCTGGGGGTTGTTTGGTTTCATTGATCGCGACTTTCACGCATTTTTATGCCCAGAAAAATCTAAATTACAATCTGGTACTCGTTGCTTCCGCAGAAGAAGAGAGTAGTGGGGCTGCTGGTTTAAATAGTATGCTGTCCATCATTCCAAACATTGATGTCGCCATTGTAGGGGAGCCGACTTTAATGCAACTCGCTGTGGCTGAAAAAGGCTTGGTGGTATTTGATGCACTTGTGAAAGGAACGCCTGGACACGCCGCACATCCCAACGACGATAATGCGATTTATAATGTGATTGAGGTGTTGCAATGGTTTAAAGATTACCAGTTTGAAAAAAAATCAGAGAGTTTAGGGCCTGTAAAAATGACCGTGACACAAATCCATGCTGGGAAGCAACACAATGCGATTCCAGCAGGGGTGGAGTTGGTGGTGGATGTACGCGTCAACGACCAATACAGCAACAAAGAAATTGTTGAAATTCTGCAAAGTGAAGCCCCTTGCGATTCGATCCTTCCTAGAGGTTTAAAACTCAATTCGTCTTCGATACCCGTGGCGCATCCGTTGGTTCAAGCCGGGATTGCATTGGGACGTGAAACCTATGGATCGCCCACACTTTCTGACCAATCGGTGTTGAGTTGTCCGTCCTTAAAATTAGGACCAGGGGACAGCACCCGTTCCCACACTGCTGATGAGTTCATTTATATAGATGAAATTAAAGAAGGTGTGGCATTATACATTCAATTATTAACTAAAATATTATAG
- a CDS encoding prolyl oligopeptidase family serine peptidase has protein sequence MKIIRLKLLLLVVCVFSCKTNNNTSIEMLPEKEVVEEYFGTTVKDSYKYMENLNDTIVLNWYKQQSNYAKNKIDKIHNRNKILKFQNIITNNTSKISNILITNNNLYFYLKNHNDTKELFYREGIHGEEYFLFNPEKHKKGSAINYIAPSWDGSKVAIAMTKDDLEIGNIIVLDVSNKKLYNESINNCWPSALGGIRWLADNSRFTYEYIPVIDKKEKNYLFNTETRLHVLGENPVNDRILFSNKNNPEIEIKEEDFPEVSISNEKSNYIFGSVWGASYYADYYSSSIENINNQKITWKPLFKKEDLIKRFYLEGDYIVYLSAKKAKNFEICRTSLINPNFEDPEILVSEDESSVITDLTLTSKGLFFVKTKNGVEAKLYQFINKNKINNITLPKEAGYINVSSNGNLFPDLRIEIKGWLSDKERYQFNHKTNQFTKEQLAKENGNNDELFDGIIIEEIEIISHDGVKVPLSLIYNKDLELNGQNRVLIKGYGAYGITQKPFLDPYILPWLKEGGIYAMAHVRGGGEKGDFWHKSGYKETKPNTWKDLIACSEYLIHKKYSSSSKTVIYSGSAGGILIGRAITERPDLFAAAIIRVGVLNTLRYEFSPNGKNNTKELGSVQDSIGFKGLLEMDAYQHIEKGVKYPAVYLTAGLNDSRVSVWQPGKFAAKLQAATTSNNPVFLNVDSEGGHGLDTSKNKKNKEIADILSFALWQTGHPDFQLK, from the coding sequence ATGAAAATCATTAGATTAAAACTATTACTTTTAGTTGTGTGTGTTTTTAGTTGTAAAACTAACAACAATACATCTATAGAAATGTTGCCAGAAAAAGAAGTGGTTGAGGAATATTTTGGAACGACTGTTAAAGATTCTTATAAATATATGGAAAACCTCAATGATACTATCGTTTTAAATTGGTATAAACAACAAAGTAACTATGCTAAGAATAAAATTGATAAGATTCACAATCGAAATAAAATTTTGAAGTTTCAAAATATTATAACTAACAATACATCTAAAATTTCAAATATTTTAATAACTAATAATAACCTATATTTTTATTTAAAGAATCATAATGACACAAAAGAGCTCTTTTATAGAGAAGGGATTCATGGTGAGGAGTATTTTTTATTTAATCCTGAAAAACATAAAAAAGGAAGTGCTATAAATTATATTGCTCCTAGTTGGGATGGATCAAAAGTAGCAATAGCTATGACTAAAGATGACTTAGAAATTGGCAATATCATTGTTTTAGATGTATCTAATAAAAAACTATACAACGAATCCATAAATAATTGCTGGCCTTCAGCCTTAGGTGGAATAAGATGGCTTGCTGATAATTCTAGATTTACCTACGAATATATCCCCGTTATTGATAAAAAAGAAAAGAATTATTTATTTAATACCGAAACTCGTTTACATGTTTTGGGAGAAAACCCTGTTAACGACAGAATATTATTTTCAAATAAAAACAATCCTGAGATTGAAATAAAAGAAGAAGATTTCCCTGAGGTTTCTATTAGCAACGAAAAAAGCAATTACATATTTGGGAGTGTTTGGGGGGCTAGCTATTATGCTGATTACTACTCCTCCTCTATTGAAAATATTAACAACCAAAAAATCACATGGAAGCCTCTTTTTAAAAAAGAAGATTTAATAAAGCGGTTTTATTTAGAGGGTGATTATATAGTTTATTTATCCGCAAAAAAAGCTAAAAATTTTGAGATCTGTAGAACTTCATTAATTAATCCAAATTTTGAAGATCCAGAAATTTTAGTCTCCGAAGATGAATCATCTGTAATCACAGATTTAACTTTAACAAGCAAAGGATTGTTTTTTGTTAAAACAAAGAATGGAGTTGAGGCTAAGTTATATCAATTTATTAATAAGAATAAGATCAATAATATTACTCTACCCAAAGAAGCTGGTTATATTAATGTTTCTTCTAATGGGAATTTATTCCCTGACTTGAGAATTGAAATTAAAGGTTGGTTGTCCGACAAAGAACGTTATCAATTTAATCATAAAACAAATCAGTTTACTAAAGAACAATTAGCCAAAGAAAATGGCAATAATGATGAATTATTTGATGGAATTATAATTGAAGAAATAGAAATCATATCGCATGATGGAGTGAAAGTTCCATTATCACTAATTTATAACAAAGACCTAGAATTAAATGGCCAAAATAGAGTGCTAATAAAAGGATATGGAGCATATGGAATAACTCAAAAACCTTTTTTGGATCCTTATATACTGCCTTGGCTAAAAGAAGGTGGGATTTATGCGATGGCGCATGTAAGAGGAGGAGGAGAAAAAGGCGACTTCTGGCATAAAAGTGGGTATAAAGAAACAAAACCTAATACATGGAAAGACCTAATAGCCTGTTCGGAATATCTTATCCATAAAAAGTACTCTTCTAGTAGTAAAACTGTTATTTATAGCGGCAGTGCTGGGGGTATTTTAATAGGTCGAGCCATAACTGAAAGACCAGATTTGTTTGCAGCAGCTATTATAAGAGTTGGAGTACTAAATACTTTAAGGTATGAGTTTTCACCAAATGGAAAAAATAATACTAAAGAGTTAGGTTCAGTCCAAGATTCCATTGGATTTAAAGGTTTGCTTGAGATGGATGCTTATCAGCATATTGAAAAAGGAGTAAAATACCCCGCAGTATACTTGACAGCTGGATTAAATGATTCTAGAGTATCCGTTTGGCAACCAGGGAAATTTGCCGCTAAACTACAAGCTGCAACCACTTCAAATAATCCAGTATTTCTTAATGTAGATTCAGAAGGAGGACATGGACTTGATACTTCTAAAAATAAGAAAAATAAAGAAATTGCCGATATCCTCTCTTTTGCATTATGGCAAACAGGGCATCCAGATTTTCAGTTGAAATAA
- a CDS encoding type II toxin-antitoxin system RelE/ParE family toxin: MNYIIIWSNFAEYQLDEIFNYYTKKVNVKVAQSIMFKIRDKVEVLIKNPLIGEKEELLEDRKQNYRRLIVTNYKIIYSLNEKIETIKIVDIFDTRQNPIKLKRN, translated from the coding sequence ATGAATTACATAATAATTTGGTCAAATTTTGCAGAATATCAACTTGATGAGATATTTAACTACTATACAAAAAAAGTTAATGTAAAAGTTGCTCAAAGTATAATGTTTAAAATCCGAGATAAAGTCGAAGTGCTTATTAAAAATCCTTTGATTGGTGAAAAAGAGGAACTTTTAGAGGATAGAAAACAAAATTATAGGCGTCTAATAGTTACGAATTACAAAATAATCTACTCTTTGAATGAGAAGATTGAGACTATAAAAATAGTTGACATTTTTGACACTCGACAGAATCCAATAAAATTGAAAAGGAATTAA
- the argH gene encoding argininosuccinate lyase, which translates to MKLWDKGISIDAFIEKFTVGNDREIDLKIATYDIQASLAHAQMLVKIGLLNSEELIAIEAVFDTLQSQISEGTFVIDAQFEDIHSKLEYELTKALGDTGKKIHTARSRNDQVLVALQLYYKASLGSIQHKTKTFFETLIALADTHKSALLPGYTHLQVAMPSSFGLWFSAYAESLIDDVYVLQAAQKVVDQNPLGSAAGYGSSFPIDREFTTKALGFKTLKYNVVAAQMSRGKNERIIASGLGNLANTLGKMAMDICLYMSQNFDFIGFPESLTTGSSIMPHKKNPDVFELIRGKCNKLQSLETEMLLITNNLPSGYHRDFQLLKENMIQGFEELEAILDIFNYAIQEIQVKKIDLKDPKYQYLFTVDSINSLVMQGASFREAYQVIGAQVQAGTYKSDTRIPHTHLGSIHNLGLDEISAKYPV; encoded by the coding sequence ATGAAACTTTGGGATAAAGGCATTTCAATCGATGCATTCATTGAAAAATTTACCGTCGGAAACGACCGAGAAATCGACCTTAAAATTGCCACCTATGACATTCAAGCTTCCTTGGCGCATGCGCAAATGTTGGTCAAAATAGGGCTTCTAAATTCGGAAGAACTCATCGCAATCGAAGCCGTGTTTGATACCCTTCAATCACAGATCAGTGAAGGCACTTTTGTGATTGACGCTCAGTTTGAGGACATCCACTCCAAACTCGAATATGAATTGACGAAAGCCTTGGGCGATACGGGTAAAAAAATCCATACAGCCCGCTCCAGAAATGACCAAGTTTTGGTGGCCTTACAATTGTATTACAAGGCGAGTTTGGGCTCGATACAACACAAAACCAAAACGTTTTTTGAAACGTTGATTGCCTTGGCAGATACGCATAAATCAGCGTTGTTACCAGGTTACACGCATTTACAAGTCGCTATGCCCTCATCTTTTGGACTGTGGTTTTCTGCCTATGCGGAATCGCTTATTGACGATGTATATGTATTACAGGCGGCTCAAAAAGTAGTGGATCAAAATCCTTTGGGATCGGCAGCGGGTTATGGAAGTTCGTTTCCAATTGATAGAGAATTTACGACCAAAGCCCTTGGTTTTAAAACCCTCAAATACAATGTGGTGGCGGCACAAATGAGCCGTGGAAAAAACGAACGTATTATCGCATCGGGTTTAGGGAATTTAGCCAATACGCTCGGAAAAATGGCGATGGATATTTGTTTGTATATGAGTCAGAATTTTGATTTTATTGGGTTTCCTGAGTCACTCACTACGGGGAGCAGTATCATGCCCCACAAGAAAAACCCCGATGTTTTTGAATTGATTCGTGGGAAGTGTAACAAACTTCAAAGTTTGGAAACCGAGATGCTTTTGATTACCAATAATTTGCCAAGTGGTTACCACCGTGATTTTCAGTTGTTAAAAGAAAACATGATTCAAGGCTTTGAAGAGCTGGAAGCTATTTTGGATATTTTTAATTATGCGATTCAGGAAATTCAAGTGAAAAAAATTGATTTGAAAGACCCAAAATACCAATACCTGTTTACGGTGGACAGTATCAATAGCTTGGTGATGCAAGGCGCGTCGTTTAGAGAAGCGTATCAGGTTATTGGGGCGCAAGTACAAGCAGGCACTTATAAGTCCGATACACGCATTCCGCATACGCATTTAGGGAGTATTCACAATTTGGGATTGGATGAGATCAGTGCTAAATATCCGGTGTAG
- the argB gene encoding acetylglutamate kinase, which translates to MDKKNTLKIVKIGGNVIDNPQALTSFLTVFSSIKGPKILVHGGGKSATALAKKTGLEVQMVDGRRITDAATLELITMVYAGKINKTMVAQLQALDCNALGFTGADANTITSVKRPVSTLDYGFVGDVKNVETSTLELLLNHGISPVFCALTHNQNGQLLNTNADTIASELAIAFASQFEVELYYCFEKNGVLKDVNDDSSVIEKITASSYKELLHAQVIYAGMLPKLNNCFHALEHQVSKVCIGKPEMLLDSEAIFTTLTIQ; encoded by the coding sequence ATGGATAAAAAGAACACTCTCAAGATCGTTAAAATAGGAGGGAATGTCATTGACAACCCACAAGCACTCACGTCATTTCTGACTGTGTTTTCATCCATCAAAGGACCTAAAATATTGGTGCATGGAGGTGGGAAATCCGCCACAGCCTTGGCTAAGAAAACAGGACTAGAGGTACAAATGGTGGATGGCAGACGCATCACCGACGCCGCAACTTTAGAACTCATTACGATGGTCTATGCGGGTAAAATAAACAAAACGATGGTCGCTCAATTGCAAGCCTTGGACTGCAACGCTCTTGGATTTACAGGGGCAGACGCCAATACCATCACTTCTGTAAAACGACCTGTTTCTACACTTGATTATGGGTTTGTAGGCGATGTTAAAAATGTAGAAACTTCTACGTTAGAATTGTTGCTGAATCACGGTATCTCTCCTGTATTTTGTGCATTGACACACAATCAAAATGGACAGCTGTTAAATACTAATGCCGATACGATTGCTTCCGAATTGGCCATTGCTTTTGCATCTCAATTTGAGGTGGAACTGTATTATTGCTTTGAGAAAAACGGCGTTTTAAAAGATGTGAATGACGATAGTTCGGTGATTGAAAAAATTACAGCATCCTCTTATAAAGAATTATTACACGCCCAAGTGATTTACGCTGGGATGTTGCCAAAACTAAACAACTGTTTTCATGCCTTAGAACATCAAGTTTCTAAAGTATGCATCGGGAAACCAGAAATGTTGCTTGATTCCGAAGCGATTTTCACAACACTTACGATCCAATGA